Proteins encoded in a region of the Vitis riparia cultivar Riparia Gloire de Montpellier isolate 1030 chromosome 7, EGFV_Vit.rip_1.0, whole genome shotgun sequence genome:
- the LOC117917468 gene encoding piezo-type mechanosensitive ion channel homolog isoform X3, producing MSWRFPSAIYFLVIQLLVVFVALVEIFGNRFGPTPWRDSCWGHLFSAVEHLGSHLRVASCLLFPAVQLVVGISHPSWISLPFFIGSCVGLVDWSLTSNFLGLFRWWRPLQLYAGFNIVLLYVYQLPIGLPKLFQRIADFIGLYKISGKSDWPEICSALSLVVFYIVLSYIKCDLEEMDFIMSTGESDLTNQLLPSKHSFFIRESRSGVRHTNVLLRGSVFRTFSINFFTYGFPVSLFALSFWSFHFTSVCAFGLLAYVGYVVYAFPSLFHLHRLNGLLLVFILLWAVSTYIFNVAFAFLDLQLGKDMEIWEMVGLWHYPIPGFFLLAQFGLGILVAVGNLVNNTVFLHLSDEDGQSSNENSTVEVNEETKVLIVATIAWGLRKSSRAIMLALIFLIAMKPGFIHAVYMVFFLIYLLSHNISRKTCQSLILLCEVHFALLYILQLNLISRTLEEKGSISMEILSQIGLLEHDHSWDSLEIAMLACCCAVHKHGFDVLFSFSAMVQHTPNPPIGFSILKAGLNKSVLLSIYSSSTTRDCNDNRSHERRIASFLSAIGQQFLSMYRSCGTYIAFMTILLAVYLVTPNYISFGYIFLLLVWIIGRQLVEKTKRRLWFPLKVYSLLVFIFIYSLSICSKFEMWLSRVIDLYPNLGYNPEASLLKNVWESLAIVIVMQLYSYERRQSKYNRLDAPHPVQSGILGFIRRLLIWHSQKILFVAVFYASLSPVSAFGFVYLLGLVICSTLPKVSQIPSKLFLVYTGFLVMTEYLFQMWGKQAEMFPGQKHSDLSLFLGFSVFKPGFSGIESGLRGKVLVIAACTLQYNVFHWLDKMPSTLLSMGKWEEPCPLFISEEETLPVVSVSSEVSKPSSDSSSLSVKKRGVTSYSWPSFNFGLSQESHPVPSETAESGGSGSRKFSFENIWGSTKESHKWNKKRILALKKERFETQKTTLKIYFKFWVENMFNLFGLEINMIALLLASFALSNAISMLYIAALAACVLLNRHIIWKLWPVFIFLFASILILEYLALWKNMVSLSPDNPSDTNFHCHDCWRSSDLYFHYCRNCWLGLVVDDPRTLISYYIVFMLACFKLRADHSSSFSGPFTYHQMMSQRKNIFVWRDLSFETKSMWTFLDYLRLYCYCHLLDLVLALILITGTLEYDILHLGYLCFALIFFRMRLKILKKKNEIFKFLRIYNFSIIVLSLAYQSPFVGDSSAGRHKTIDYIYEVIGFYKYDYGFRITSRSSLVEIIIFMLVSLQSYMFSSHDFDNVSRYLEAEQIGAIVHEQEKKSAWKTAQLKHIREAEESKRQRNLQVEKIKSEMLNLQTQLHSMSSNTNFDEASHCIEGLRRRSTSLNSNRDTGAPDKGEGILRKQEQSFCTDLIFPSDLHDFPATESPSAIKNTEHPMEYSLSEITELGEDSADGALVDSEKREEVKSQVKESPLISAVQLIGDGVSQVQSIGNQAVTNLVSFLNIEHEDSDSNEQYSSENGIHDTIEGQNLRHTCLNHSSSFQSDKSRTTSDAASLQIGRIFRYIWSQMRSNNDVVCYCCFVLVFLWNFSLLSMAYLAALFLYALCVNNGPSYMFWVIMLIYTEVYISVQYLYQIIIQHSGLSIQSSILHELGFPGHKIMSSFVISSLPLFLVYLCTLIQSFITAKDGEWMSFTEFNFFKRRILHRREVFVTSSWSERAQKLLQPIMNVMNMIIRGFSRYWKSLTQGAESPPYFVQLSMDVHLWPEDGIQPEKIESGINQLLKMVHDKRCNGKNPNLCPSASRVRVQSIERSQENPSLALAVFEVVYASPLTECTPTEWYKSLTPAADVAKEIREAQHAGFVEEIGFPYPVLSIIGGGKREIDLYAYIFGADLTVFFLVAMFYQSVIKNKSEFLDVYQLEDQFPKEFVFILMIIFFLIVLDRVIYLWSFAMGKVIFYFFNLILFTYSVTEYAWHMEPSHWHAGGLALRAIYFTKAVSLALQAIQIRYGIPHKSTLCRQFLTSKISRVNYFGYRLYRALPFLYELRCVLDWSCTTTSLTMYDWLKLEDIHASLFLVKCDTVLNRASHKQGEKQTKMTKFCNGICLFFVLICVIWAPMLIYSSGNPTNVANLIKDCSVQVDIKTGAGRLTLYQTTLCEKIPWDMLDGGADLDPKGYLDAFEKSDVQLICCQAEASSLWLIPHVVQNRFIQSLDWDMGMDITFTWLLTRGRPKGKEVVKYDTDVDHLNLPKQSDVQEVLNGTANSFRINNVYSRYFRVTGSGDVRPLGQEANAVSADLVLNRGNFEWWSFHDTNPSNLSGCGGLTGPMAIIASEETPPQGILGDTLSKFSIWGLYITFVLAVGRFIRLQCSDLRMRIPFENLPSCDRLIAICEDIYAARSEGELGVEEILYWTLVKIYRSPHMLLEYTKVD from the exons ATGTCCTGGAGATTTCCCTCTGCGATTTATTTCTTGGTCATACAATTACTAGTGGTTTTTGTTGCTTTGGTGGAGATTTTTGGGAACAGATTTGGTCCTACTCCGTGGCGAGATTCATGTTGGGGCCATCTCTTTTCAGCGGTTGAACATTTAG GTTCTCATCTGAGGGTTGCTTCTTGCTTGCTGTTTCCTGCTGTTCAGCTGGTTGTGGGAATTAGCCATCCTTCTTGGATTTCTCTACCATTTTTTATTGGTAGCTGTGTTGGTCTTGTAGATTGGTCTCTAACAAGCAATTTTCTGGGCCTTTTCAG gtggtggaggcCTCTTCAGCTGTATGCTGGCTTCAACATTGTCCTTCTTTATGTGTATCAGCTCCCTATAGGGCTCCCTAAGCTTTTCCAGAGAATAGCTGATTTCATTGGTCTGTACAAAATATCTGGAAAATCTGACTGGCCAGAAATATGTTCTGCTCTTTCTCTTGTAGTTTTCTACATCGTG CTATCCTACATCAAATGTGATTTGGAGGAAATGGATTTCATTATGTCAACGGGGGAGAGTGACTTGACCAATCAACTTCTTCCCTCGAAGCACTCATTTTTTATTCGTGAATCAAG ATCTGGTGTAAGGCATACCAATGTTCTATTAAGGGGATCAGTCTTTCGGACATTTAGTATCAATTTTTTCACGTATGGTTTCCCG GTTTCCTTGTTTGCCCTTTCTTTTTGGAGTTTTCATTTCACAAGTGTATGTGCATTTGGATTACTCGCATATGTCGGCTATGTTGTGTATGCCTTCCCTTCCTTGTTCCATCTGCATCGGCTAAATGGACTGCTGCTTGTCTTTATTCTCTTGTGGGCTGTTAGCACGTATATTTTCAATGTGGCATTTGCATTCCTGGACCTGCAACTTGGGAAG GACATGGAGATTTGGGAGATGGTTGGGCTGTGGCATTATCCTATACCTGGTTTCTTTCTGCTTGCACAGTTTGGTCTTGGAATTCTGGTTGCTGTGGGTAATCTTGTTAACAACACTGTTTTCCTCCACTTATCTGATGAGGATGGGCAATCTTCAAATGAGAACTCTACTGTAGAAG tGAACGAAGAGACCAAGGTATTGATTGTTGCTACAATTGCATGGGGCCTGCGTAAAAGCTCTCGTGCTATCATGCTGGCGCTTATATTCCTCATTGCCATGAAACCGGGTTTCATCCATGCTGTATATA TGGTATTCTTCTTGATATATCTTTTGAGCCACAACATCAGCAGGAAGACATGTCAATCCCTGATTCTCCTATGTGAGGTTCATTTTGCACTGTTGTACATTCTTCAGCTTAATCTTATCTCCAGAACGTTGGAGGAAAAAGGCTCTATTAGTATGGAAATTCTATCGCAGATAG GTCTCCTTGAGCACGACCATTCCTGGGATTCATTAGAAATAGCTATGCTTGCATGCTGCTGTGCAGTTCATAAGCATGGTTTTGATGTGCTGTTTTCGTTCTCAGCAATGGTGCAGCACACCCCAAACCCTCCGATTGGATTCAGCATCTTGAAAGCTGGTTTGAATAAATCAGTTCTATTGTCAATTTACAGCTCTTCAACTACCAGAGACTGCAATGATAATCGTTCTCATG AGAGAAGGATAGCATCATTTCTCAGTGCAATAGGGCAGCAGTTTCTATCTATGTATCGATCCTGTGGAACGTATATAGCTTTTATGACAATTCTTCTCGCAGTATACCTGGTGACACCTAATTATATATCATTTGGGTACATTTTCCTTCTCCTTGTTTGGATCATTGGAAGACAACTTGTTGAGAAGACAAAAAGACGTTTATGGTTTCCATTAAAAGTGTATTCACTTCTGGTGTTTATATTCATATATAGCTTGAGCATTTGCTCCAAATTCGAGATGTGGTTGTCTAGAGTTATAGATCTTTATCCTAATTTGGGTTATAACCCAGAAGCTTCATTGTTGAAAAATGTTTGGGAATCTCTAGCAATTGTGATTGTGATGCAACTTTATAGTTATGAGAGGAGGCAGAGTAAGTATAACAGATTAGATGCTCCCCATCCTGTGCAATCTGGAATACTTGGGTTTATTAGACGGCTTCTGATTTGGCACAGCCAGAAGATCTTGTTTGTTGCAGTATTCTATGCATCTTTATCTCCAGTTAGTGCCTTTGGTTTTGTGTATCTTCTCGGTCTAGTCATATGTTCAACTTTACCTAAAGTTTCTCAGATCCCATCAAAATTGTTCTTAGTCTACACTGGATTTTTAGTGATGACTGAGTATCTGTTTCAGATGTGGGGTAAACAGGCTGAGATGTTTCCTGGCCAAAAGCACTCTGATTTGTCCCTTTTTTTGGGCTTCTCTGTATTTAAGCCTGGGTTTTCTGGAATAGAGTCAGGTTTGAGGGGGAAAGTACTGGTGATCGCTGCATGTACCCTTCAATACAATGTTTTTCATTGGTTGGACAAGATGCCAAGTACTCTTCTAAGTATGGGGAAATGGGAAGAGCCTTGCCCACTGTTTATCTCAGAAGAAGAGACCCTGCCTGTTGTTTCGGTTTCTAGTGAGGTGAGTAAGCCATCATCAGATTCCAGCTCTCTGTCTGTAAAAAAGAGGGGGGTGACAAGCTATTCATGGCCATCCTTTAACTTTGGTCTGTCTCAAGAATCTCATCCAGTGCCTTCTGAAACGGCTGAATCTGGAGGTAGTGGCTCTAGAAAGTTTTCATTTGAGAATATCTGGGGAAGCACTAAGGAGAGTCATAAGTGGAACAAGAAGCGGATTCTTGCCTTGAAGAAGGAGAGATTTGAAACACAGAAGACtacattgaaaatatatttcaagtTTTGGGTGGAGAATATGTTCAATCTGTTTGGCCTCGAGATAAACATGATTGCATTGCTTCTTGCCAGTTTTGCTTTGTCAAATGCTATTTCTATGCTATATATTGCAGCTCTAGCTGCTTGTGTTCTTCTGAATCGGCATATTATATGGAAGTTATGGCCCGTATTTATCTTCTTGTTTGCTTCCATTCTCATCCTTGAGTACTTAGCCCTCTGGAAGAATATGGTTTCTTTGAGTCCAGACAACCCAAGTGATACTAATTTTCATTGCCATGACTGCTGGAGAAGCTCTGATTTATATTTCCATTATTGCAGAAACTGTTGGCTGG GACTGGTTGTTGATGATCCTCGAACGCTTATCAGCTATTATATAGTCTTCATGCTTGCATGTTTCAAACTTCGTGCTGATCACTCGTCCAGTTTCTCAGGGCCATTTACATATCATCAAATGATGTCTCAACGTAAGAATATATTTGTTTGGAGAGATCTTTCATTTGAAACTAAAAGCATGTGGACTTTCCTTGACTACCTGAGGCTTTACTGTTATTGCCATCTTTTGGATCTTGTGCTGGCTTTGATTTTGATTACTGGAACCCTCGAGTATGACATTCTGCACCTTGGGTACCTATGTTTTGCTCTGATTTTCTTTCGGATGAGACTCAAAATActaaagaagaagaatgaaattttcaagttcttgCGCATATACAACTTCTCAATCATTGTTCTTTCTCTTGCCTATCAATCTCCTTTTGTGGGGGATTCCAGTGCTGGGAGGCATAAAACAATAGATTACATATATGAGGTGATTGGATTTTACAAATATGATTATGGGTTTAGGATTACTTCAAGATCTTCACTGGTTGAGATTATCATATTTATGCTGGTATCCCTGCAGTCATATATGTTTTCCTCCCATGACTTCGATAACGTGTCACGGTATCTTGAAGCAGAGCAAATAGGTGCCATTGTACATGAGCAAGAGAAAAAAAGTGCATGGAAAACTGCACAGTTAAAGCATATTCGGGAAGCTGAGGAGAGCAAACGCCAGCGTAACTTGCAAGTAGAGAAAATTAAATCTGAGATGCTCAACCTACAAACCCAGCTTCATAGCATGAGCTCTAATACAAATTTTGATGAAGCTTCTCATTGTATTGAAGGTTTAAGGAGGAGAAGTACTTCTCTTAATTCAAATAGGGACACTGGGGCCCCTGATAAAGGGGAAGGCATTCTTAGGAAACAAGAGCAGAGTTTCTGTACAGACTTGATATTCCCTTCTGACTTGCATGATTTTCCTGCTACGGAGAGTCCATCTGCGATCAAGAATACAGAGCATCCAATGGAATATTCTCTTTCTGAGATCACTGAGCTTGGCGAGGATTCTGCTGATGGAGCCTTAGTTGACTCAGAAAAAAGAGAGGAAGTTAAAAGTCAAGTAAAGGAAAGCCCGTTAATTTCTGCAGTGCAGCTGATAGGTGATGGTGTTTCCCAGGTGCAATCCATTGGAAATCAGGCAGTTACCAACCTGGTGAGCTTCTTGAACATAGAGCACGAAGATTCAGATTCAAATGAACAATATTCTTCTGAGAATGGGATACATGACACGATTGAGGGTCAAAATTTGAGGCACACATGTTTGAACCATTCATCTTCTTTTCAGTCTGATAAGAGCAGAACCACATCCGATGCTGCCAGTCTGCAGATTGGAAGGATCTTCCGTTACATATGGTCCCAGATGCGATCCAATAATGATGTTGTGTGTTATTGTTGCTTTGTTCTCGTCTTTCTTTGGAACTTTAGTTTGCTCTCTATGGCCTACCTTGCAGCCCTCTTCTTGTATGCTCTCTGTGTGAATAACGGCCCAAGTTATATGTTCTGGGTTATTATGCTTATCTACACAGAAGTATATATTTCGGTTCAGTACCTTTATCAAATTATCATTCAACACTCTGGGTTGAGCATCCAATCAAGCATACTTCATGAGCTAGGGTTTCCTGGGCATAAAATTATGTCATCTTTTGTTATCAGCTCATTGCCTCTTTTCTTAGTCTACTTATGTACCCTCATACAGAGCTTTATAACTGCAAAGGATGGTGAGTGGATGTCCTTTacagaattcaatttttttaagaggAGAATTCTCCATAGGAGAGAGGTGTTTGTGACTTCCAGCTGGAGTGAGAGAGCACAGAAGCTGCTTCAACCAATAATGAATGTGATGAATATGATAATTAGGGGCTTCTCTAGGTACTGGAAATCACTAACACAAGGAGCAGAATCTCCTCCCTACTTTGTTCAGTTGTCTATGGATGTCCACTTGTGGCCAGAAGATGGGATTCAGCCAGAGAAGATCGAGTCTGGAATAAATCAATTGCTTAAGATGGTTCATGATAAAAGATGCAATGGAAAAAACCCTAATCTTTGCCCGTCTGCTAGTAGGGTTCGCGTTCAAAGCATTGAAAGAAGCCAAGAAAACCCAAGTCTGGCCTTGGCTGTTTTTGAGGTGGTATATGCCTCCCCTTTGACAGAATGTACACCAACAGAATGGTACAAGTCTCTGACTCCTGCAGCTGATGTAGCAAAGGAGATTCGTGAAGCACAGCATGCAGGGTTTGTAGAAGAAATTGGATTCCCATACCCTGTACTTTCCATAATTGGGGGAGGCAAAAGAGAAATTGATCTGTATGCCTATATATTTGGTGCAGACTTGACTGTTTTCTTCTTAGTCGCCATGTTCTATCAATctgtgattaaaaataaaagtgaatttctAGATGTGTATCAGCTTGAAGATCAATTCCCAAAAGAGTTTGTATTTATCCTAATG ATTATCTTTTTCTTGATTGTGCTTGATCGCGTAATTTACCTTTGGTCATTTGCCATGGGAAAAGTGATATTCTACTTTTTCAACCTCATCCTCTTTACATATTCAGTTACAGAGTATGCTTGGCACATGGAGCCTTCTCATTGGCATGCAGGAGGATTAGCACTTCGTGCAATATATTTTACAAAGGCAGTTTCACTGGCACTCCAGGCTATACAGATCCGATATGGGATTCCTCATAAAAGCACTTTGTGTCGGCAATTTTTGACAAGCAAAATTTCAAGAGTTAATTATTTTGGTTACCGACTTTATCGTGCTCTGCCATTTCTTTATGAATTGCGATGTGTACTTGACTGGTCGTGCACAACCACATCTTTGACCATGTATGACTGGCTGAAG CTGGAGGACATACATGCAAGCTTGTTCCTTGTCAAATGTGATACAGTGTTGAATAGAGCTTCTCACAAACAGGGAGAGAAGCAAACAAAAATGACCAAATTTTGCAACGGAATATGTCTATTCTTCGTACTAATCTGTGTTATCTGGGCTCCAATGCTG ATTTACAGCAGTGGTAACCCAACAAATGTTGCAAACCTCATCAAAGATTGCAGTGTTCAGGTTGATATTAAGACGGGGGCTGGAAGGTTAACCTTATACCAAACCACTCTATGTGAAAAAATCCCATGGGATATGCTTGATGGTGGTGCTGATCTTGACCCCAAAGGTTATTTGGATGCATTTGAGAAGAGTGATGTCCAATTAATATGCTGTCAAGCTGAGGCAAGTAGTTTGTGGCTTATTCCCCATGTGGTTCAGAACAGATTCATTCAATCCCTTGACTGGGATATGGGAATGGATATTACTTTTACTTGGCTGCTTACCCGAGGTAGGCCAAAAGGCAAGGAAGTTGTGAAATATGATACAGATGTTGATCATTTGAATCTTCCAAAACAATCAGATGTCCAGGAAGTTCTCAATGGTACTGCCAACAGCTTCCGGATAAACAATGTTTATTCGAGATACTTTCGAGTTACTGGTTCTGGTGATGTCAGACCTTTAGGACAAGAG GCAAATGCAGTCAGTGCTGATCTTGTTCTAAATCGTGGGAATTTTGAATGGTGGTCCTTCCACGATACTAATCCTTCGAATCTAAGTGGATGTGGAGGGTTGACAGGACCCATGGCCATCATTGCATCTGAGGAAACCCCTCCAC AGGGTATTCTTGGTGACACTCTTAGCAAGTTCAGCATCTGGGGTCTCTACATTACCTTTGTGCTTGCAGTTGGCCGGTTTATCAGACTGCAGTGCTCTGACTTAAGAATGAGAATCCCCTTTGAGAACCTTCCTTCTTGCGACAG GTTGATAGCCATCTGTGAGGATATATATGCTGCAAGGTCAGAGGGTGAGCTTGGAGTGGAGGAGATTCTCTACTGGACTCTGGTGAAGATCTACAGGTCTCCACACATGCTGCTCGAATACACAAAGGTCGACTAG